One Acutalibacter muris DNA window includes the following coding sequences:
- a CDS encoding GerAB/ArcD/ProY family transporter produces the protein MVRTKISQAQFFVSMFVSHILVTIALNAKYTGGESILDNIVSYAIAMIAAVIIALPIWLCQKRGTVPELAVKSMGSVGYIVPAAYWLYFVLAGSSSLALFQIFLMDTVNPGFSASLVTAAIIGVALYGALHGIETVARCASCVLIVMLLGCVLVFGIVVARFDPKNLEPLFQYGYSQTIQGTILFIARTSIFADMAVLLPQVKGRKGWGFAGWILGTAAFVSLTLLLIAGCLGRYAYTQNFPVYVLAALTEVRSLQRLDAVFTGVWMMGLVIKLAMDLYACRVCFFSITGNRERKWPVCGTAILLLGLTMLAVGNSTVQGWLLDPWALFLCTVVSGSVLPLVSWLAAIIRGKGAVK, from the coding sequence ATGGTCCGTACCAAGATAAGTCAGGCTCAGTTTTTTGTGTCAATGTTCGTGTCGCACATTCTTGTCACCATTGCCCTAAACGCCAAGTATACCGGCGGCGAAAGTATCTTGGACAATATCGTGTCTTATGCTATTGCCATGATAGCGGCTGTAATTATAGCGTTGCCAATCTGGCTGTGCCAGAAACGTGGCACTGTGCCGGAGTTGGCGGTGAAGTCCATGGGGAGCGTGGGCTATATTGTGCCGGCGGCATACTGGCTGTACTTTGTGCTGGCAGGCAGCTCCTCTCTTGCGCTGTTTCAGATATTCCTGATGGACACAGTGAATCCGGGGTTTTCGGCCAGCCTTGTGACGGCCGCCATCATCGGAGTGGCCCTTTACGGCGCTCTGCATGGCATAGAGACCGTGGCCCGCTGTGCGTCCTGTGTGCTTATAGTAATGCTGCTGGGCTGCGTGCTGGTGTTCGGCATAGTGGTGGCGCGGTTTGACCCAAAGAACCTAGAGCCGCTCTTTCAGTACGGATACTCCCAGACAATCCAGGGGACTATACTGTTTATAGCGCGCACCTCTATTTTTGCGGACATGGCGGTGCTGCTGCCCCAGGTAAAGGGGCGAAAGGGGTGGGGATTTGCGGGCTGGATATTAGGGACAGCCGCTTTTGTGTCCCTGACCCTCCTGCTTATTGCCGGGTGTCTGGGCAGGTACGCCTATACCCAGAACTTCCCGGTATACGTACTGGCCGCGCTGACAGAGGTGCGCTCCCTACAGCGGCTGGACGCGGTTTTCACCGGGGTGTGGATGATGGGACTGGTCATAAAGCTGGCGATGGACCTATATGCCTGCCGGGTGTGCTTTTTTTCCATCACTGGAAACAGGGAGAGAAAATGGCCGGTTTGCGGGACGGCCATACTATTACTGGGGCTGACAATGCTGGCGGTGGGCAATTCCACGGTACAGGGGTGGCTGCTGGACCCGTGGGCGCTTTTTCTGTGCACGGTAGTAAGCGGGTCAGTCCTGCCGCTTGTATCATGGCTTGCGGCAATAATTCGTGGGAAGGGGGCAGTGAAATGA